One genomic window of Anoplolepis gracilipes chromosome 5, ASM4749672v1, whole genome shotgun sequence includes the following:
- the LOC140666131 gene encoding autophagy-related protein 16-1-like isoform X5, protein MTSNEAGVSLVAREDISWRKDLISQLRERNRSQTNCFADLISLHNRLFESANTLRNTNMQLTIANETLRREAANGSIGTGGNPDLEARLLKQAEELAMLHKRKGEHTQQIVDLNNKLQEITKELQAKEISLAESLEANVNLRLEITKCLGREKEIESINQMLKDEHQALQLAFASLEEKLRKTQEENRQLIERLIKYKARDAEKMNEENDNFLSFTSPTAFLMHTLSKFGKRQAKMQKELEDAARDTRPVSPDRLSLKEVAGLPTAVPTKVSVTFSAHEGEVYAVKWSPTDRILATGGADRKVKLWNITKDTSESKGILVGSNAGVMSVDFDSTGTLILGASNDYASRVWTVSDLRLKIYMKIVAGISTRWPRALRRDATDNAQEKL, encoded by the exons ATGACCTCGAACGAAGCAGGCGTATCGCTCGTCGCTCGGGAGGACATCAGCTGGCGGAAAGATTTAATTTCGCAACTACGCGAAAGAAACAGATCGCAAACCAATTGTTTTGCGGATCTCATTAGCCTAC ATAATAGGTTATTTGAAAGTGCAAACACATTGCGAAATACAAATATGCAGTTAACAATTGCAAATGAAACTCTTCGTCGTGAGGCAGCCAATGGCAGTATCGGTACAGGTGGAAATCCAGATCTTGAAGCAAGACTTTTAAAACAAGCAGAAGAATTGGCGATGTTACataagagaaaaggagaacaTACGCAACAAATAGTAGATCTCAATAACAAATTGCaagaaataacaaaagaaCTTCAAGCAAAGGAAATCag TCTTGCAGAAAGTTTGGAAGCTAATGTCAACTTACGTTTAGAAATAACTAAATGCCTTggtagagaaaaagaaatagaaagtaTTAATCAGATGCTCAAAGATGAACATCAGGCCTTGCAACTTGCTTTTGCATCTTTAGAGGAAAAGCTTAGAAAAACACAG GAAGAAAATCGACAACTGATTGAacgcttaataaaatataaagccaGAGATGCAGAAAAAATGAATGAGGAGAATGATAACTTTTTAAG TTTTACGAGTCCAACAGCCTTTTTGATGCATACCTTGTCAAAGTTCGG AAAGAGGCAagcaaaaatgcaaaaagaatTAGAAGATGCAGCACGAGACACACGACCTGTTAGTCCCGATCGTTTAAGTTTAAAAGAAGTCGCTGGTCTTCCAACAGCAGTGCCAACAAAAGTATCCGTAACATTT AGTGCCCATGAGGGAGAAGTTTATGCTGTTAAATGGTCACCTACTGATAGAATTCTGGCTACTGGTGGTGCTGACAGGAAAGTGAAACTATGGAACATTACTAaag ATACATCGGAGAGCAAAGGCATCCTCGTCGGCAGCAACGCCGGTGTAATGTCGGTGGACTTTGATTCGACGGGCACCCTTATTCTTGGAGCATCCAACGACTATGCGAGCCGCGTCTGGACTGTCAGTGATCTTCGCCTAAAG atttatatgaaaatcgTGGCAGGAATCTCAACGAGATGGCCCAGGGCGCtccgacgcgacgcgacggacAACGCGCAGGAAAAATTATGA
- the LOC140666131 gene encoding autophagy-related protein 16-1-like isoform X12: MTSNEAGVSLVAREDISWRKDLISQLRERNRSQTNCFADLISLHNRLFESANTLRNTNMQLTIANETLRREAANGSIGTGGNPDLEARLLKQAEELAMLHKRKGEHTQQIVDLNNKLQEITKELQAKEISLAESLEANVNLRLEITKCLGREKEIESINQMLKDEHQALQLAFASLEEKLRKTQEENRQLIERLIKYKARDAEKMNEENDNFLSFTSPTAFLMHTLSKFGKRQAKMQKELEDAARDTRPVSPDRLSLKEVAGLPTAVPTKVSVTFSAHEGEVYAVKWSPTDRILATGGADRKVKLWNITKDTSESKGILVGSNAGVMSVDFDSTGTLILGASNDYASRVWTVSDLRLKLHV, encoded by the exons ATGACCTCGAACGAAGCAGGCGTATCGCTCGTCGCTCGGGAGGACATCAGCTGGCGGAAAGATTTAATTTCGCAACTACGCGAAAGAAACAGATCGCAAACCAATTGTTTTGCGGATCTCATTAGCCTAC ATAATAGGTTATTTGAAAGTGCAAACACATTGCGAAATACAAATATGCAGTTAACAATTGCAAATGAAACTCTTCGTCGTGAGGCAGCCAATGGCAGTATCGGTACAGGTGGAAATCCAGATCTTGAAGCAAGACTTTTAAAACAAGCAGAAGAATTGGCGATGTTACataagagaaaaggagaacaTACGCAACAAATAGTAGATCTCAATAACAAATTGCaagaaataacaaaagaaCTTCAAGCAAAGGAAATCag TCTTGCAGAAAGTTTGGAAGCTAATGTCAACTTACGTTTAGAAATAACTAAATGCCTTggtagagaaaaagaaatagaaagtaTTAATCAGATGCTCAAAGATGAACATCAGGCCTTGCAACTTGCTTTTGCATCTTTAGAGGAAAAGCTTAGAAAAACACAG GAAGAAAATCGACAACTGATTGAacgcttaataaaatataaagccaGAGATGCAGAAAAAATGAATGAGGAGAATGATAACTTTTTAAG TTTTACGAGTCCAACAGCCTTTTTGATGCATACCTTGTCAAAGTTCGG AAAGAGGCAagcaaaaatgcaaaaagaatTAGAAGATGCAGCACGAGACACACGACCTGTTAGTCCCGATCGTTTAAGTTTAAAAGAAGTCGCTGGTCTTCCAACAGCAGTGCCAACAAAAGTATCCGTAACATTT AGTGCCCATGAGGGAGAAGTTTATGCTGTTAAATGGTCACCTACTGATAGAATTCTGGCTACTGGTGGTGCTGACAGGAAAGTGAAACTATGGAACATTACTAaag ATACATCGGAGAGCAAAGGCATCCTCGTCGGCAGCAACGCCGGTGTAATGTCGGTGGACTTTGATTCGACGGGCACCCTTATTCTTGGAGCATCCAACGACTATGCGAGCCGCGTCTGGACTGTCAGTGATCTTCGCCTAAAG TTGCATGTGTGA
- the LOC140666131 gene encoding autophagy-related protein 16-1-like isoform X6 yields MTSNEAGVSLVAREDISWRKDLISQLRERNRSQTNCFADLISLHNRLFESANTLRNTNMQLTIANETLRREAANGSIGTGGNPDLEARLLKQAEELAMLHKRKGEHTQQIVDLNNKLQEITKELQAKEISLAESLEANVNLRLEITKCLGREKEIESINQMLKDEHQALQLAFASLEEKLRKTQEENRQLIERLIKYKARDAEKMNEENDNFLSFTSPTAFLMHTLSKFGKRQAKMQKELEDAARDTRPVSPDRLSLKEVAGLPTAVPTKVSVTFSAHEGEVYAVKWSPTDRILATGGADRKVKLWNITKDTSESKGILVGSNAGVMSVDFDSTGTLILGASNDYASRVWTVSDLRLKDLNFQLSIAIQICCSFVIVPRFYGYSL; encoded by the exons ATGACCTCGAACGAAGCAGGCGTATCGCTCGTCGCTCGGGAGGACATCAGCTGGCGGAAAGATTTAATTTCGCAACTACGCGAAAGAAACAGATCGCAAACCAATTGTTTTGCGGATCTCATTAGCCTAC ATAATAGGTTATTTGAAAGTGCAAACACATTGCGAAATACAAATATGCAGTTAACAATTGCAAATGAAACTCTTCGTCGTGAGGCAGCCAATGGCAGTATCGGTACAGGTGGAAATCCAGATCTTGAAGCAAGACTTTTAAAACAAGCAGAAGAATTGGCGATGTTACataagagaaaaggagaacaTACGCAACAAATAGTAGATCTCAATAACAAATTGCaagaaataacaaaagaaCTTCAAGCAAAGGAAATCag TCTTGCAGAAAGTTTGGAAGCTAATGTCAACTTACGTTTAGAAATAACTAAATGCCTTggtagagaaaaagaaatagaaagtaTTAATCAGATGCTCAAAGATGAACATCAGGCCTTGCAACTTGCTTTTGCATCTTTAGAGGAAAAGCTTAGAAAAACACAG GAAGAAAATCGACAACTGATTGAacgcttaataaaatataaagccaGAGATGCAGAAAAAATGAATGAGGAGAATGATAACTTTTTAAG TTTTACGAGTCCAACAGCCTTTTTGATGCATACCTTGTCAAAGTTCGG AAAGAGGCAagcaaaaatgcaaaaagaatTAGAAGATGCAGCACGAGACACACGACCTGTTAGTCCCGATCGTTTAAGTTTAAAAGAAGTCGCTGGTCTTCCAACAGCAGTGCCAACAAAAGTATCCGTAACATTT AGTGCCCATGAGGGAGAAGTTTATGCTGTTAAATGGTCACCTACTGATAGAATTCTGGCTACTGGTGGTGCTGACAGGAAAGTGAAACTATGGAACATTACTAaag ATACATCGGAGAGCAAAGGCATCCTCGTCGGCAGCAACGCCGGTGTAATGTCGGTGGACTTTGATTCGACGGGCACCCTTATTCTTGGAGCATCCAACGACTATGCGAGCCGCGTCTGGACTGTCAGTGATCTTCGCCTAAAG GATTTAAATTTCCAACTTTCGATTGCCATTCAAATATGCTGCTCGTTCGTAATTGTACCACGGTTCTATGGATATTCACTGTAA
- the LOC140666131 gene encoding autophagy-related protein 16-1-like isoform X11: protein MTSNEAGVSLVAREDISWRKDLISQLRERNRSQTNCFADLISLHNRLFESANTLRNTNMQLTIANETLRREAANGSIGTGGNPDLEARLLKQAEELAMLHKRKGEHTQQIVDLNNKLQEITKELQAKEISLAESLEANVNLRLEITKCLGREKEIESINQMLKDEHQALQLAFASLEEKLRKTQEENRQLIERLIKYKARDAEKMNEENDNFLSFTSPTAFLMHTLSKFGKRQAKMQKELEDAARDTRPVSPDRLSLKEVAGLPTAVPTKVSVTFSAHEGEVYAVKWSPTDRILATGGADRKVKLWNITKDTSESKGILVGSNAGVMSVDFDSTGTLILGASNDYASRVWTVSDLRLKART, encoded by the exons ATGACCTCGAACGAAGCAGGCGTATCGCTCGTCGCTCGGGAGGACATCAGCTGGCGGAAAGATTTAATTTCGCAACTACGCGAAAGAAACAGATCGCAAACCAATTGTTTTGCGGATCTCATTAGCCTAC ATAATAGGTTATTTGAAAGTGCAAACACATTGCGAAATACAAATATGCAGTTAACAATTGCAAATGAAACTCTTCGTCGTGAGGCAGCCAATGGCAGTATCGGTACAGGTGGAAATCCAGATCTTGAAGCAAGACTTTTAAAACAAGCAGAAGAATTGGCGATGTTACataagagaaaaggagaacaTACGCAACAAATAGTAGATCTCAATAACAAATTGCaagaaataacaaaagaaCTTCAAGCAAAGGAAATCag TCTTGCAGAAAGTTTGGAAGCTAATGTCAACTTACGTTTAGAAATAACTAAATGCCTTggtagagaaaaagaaatagaaagtaTTAATCAGATGCTCAAAGATGAACATCAGGCCTTGCAACTTGCTTTTGCATCTTTAGAGGAAAAGCTTAGAAAAACACAG GAAGAAAATCGACAACTGATTGAacgcttaataaaatataaagccaGAGATGCAGAAAAAATGAATGAGGAGAATGATAACTTTTTAAG TTTTACGAGTCCAACAGCCTTTTTGATGCATACCTTGTCAAAGTTCGG AAAGAGGCAagcaaaaatgcaaaaagaatTAGAAGATGCAGCACGAGACACACGACCTGTTAGTCCCGATCGTTTAAGTTTAAAAGAAGTCGCTGGTCTTCCAACAGCAGTGCCAACAAAAGTATCCGTAACATTT AGTGCCCATGAGGGAGAAGTTTATGCTGTTAAATGGTCACCTACTGATAGAATTCTGGCTACTGGTGGTGCTGACAGGAAAGTGAAACTATGGAACATTACTAaag ATACATCGGAGAGCAAAGGCATCCTCGTCGGCAGCAACGCCGGTGTAATGTCGGTGGACTTTGATTCGACGGGCACCCTTATTCTTGGAGCATCCAACGACTATGCGAGCCGCGTCTGGACTGTCAGTGATCTTCGCCTAAAG
- the LOC140666131 gene encoding autophagy-related protein 16-1-like isoform X8 — MTSNEAGVSLVAREDISWRKDLISQLRERNRSQTNCFADLISLHNRLFESANTLRNTNMQLTIANETLRREAANGSIGTGGNPDLEARLLKQAEELAMLHKRKGEHTQQIVDLNNKLQEITKELQAKEISLAESLEANVNLRLEITKCLGREKEIESINQMLKDEHQALQLAFASLEEKLRKTQEENRQLIERLIKYKARDAEKMNEENDNFLSFTSPTAFLMHTLSKFGKRQAKMQKELEDAARDTRPVSPDRLSLKEVAGLPTAVPTKVSVTFSAHEGEVYAVKWSPTDRILATGGADRKVKLWNITKDTSESKGILVGSNAGVMSVDFDSTGTLILGASNDYASRVWTVSDLRLKLEQIAMLFVKAAPGGVTRL; from the exons ATGACCTCGAACGAAGCAGGCGTATCGCTCGTCGCTCGGGAGGACATCAGCTGGCGGAAAGATTTAATTTCGCAACTACGCGAAAGAAACAGATCGCAAACCAATTGTTTTGCGGATCTCATTAGCCTAC ATAATAGGTTATTTGAAAGTGCAAACACATTGCGAAATACAAATATGCAGTTAACAATTGCAAATGAAACTCTTCGTCGTGAGGCAGCCAATGGCAGTATCGGTACAGGTGGAAATCCAGATCTTGAAGCAAGACTTTTAAAACAAGCAGAAGAATTGGCGATGTTACataagagaaaaggagaacaTACGCAACAAATAGTAGATCTCAATAACAAATTGCaagaaataacaaaagaaCTTCAAGCAAAGGAAATCag TCTTGCAGAAAGTTTGGAAGCTAATGTCAACTTACGTTTAGAAATAACTAAATGCCTTggtagagaaaaagaaatagaaagtaTTAATCAGATGCTCAAAGATGAACATCAGGCCTTGCAACTTGCTTTTGCATCTTTAGAGGAAAAGCTTAGAAAAACACAG GAAGAAAATCGACAACTGATTGAacgcttaataaaatataaagccaGAGATGCAGAAAAAATGAATGAGGAGAATGATAACTTTTTAAG TTTTACGAGTCCAACAGCCTTTTTGATGCATACCTTGTCAAAGTTCGG AAAGAGGCAagcaaaaatgcaaaaagaatTAGAAGATGCAGCACGAGACACACGACCTGTTAGTCCCGATCGTTTAAGTTTAAAAGAAGTCGCTGGTCTTCCAACAGCAGTGCCAACAAAAGTATCCGTAACATTT AGTGCCCATGAGGGAGAAGTTTATGCTGTTAAATGGTCACCTACTGATAGAATTCTGGCTACTGGTGGTGCTGACAGGAAAGTGAAACTATGGAACATTACTAaag ATACATCGGAGAGCAAAGGCATCCTCGTCGGCAGCAACGCCGGTGTAATGTCGGTGGACTTTGATTCGACGGGCACCCTTATTCTTGGAGCATCCAACGACTATGCGAGCCGCGTCTGGACTGTCAGTGATCTTCGCCTAAAG
- the LOC140666131 gene encoding autophagy-related protein 16-1-like isoform X9, with the protein MTSNEAGVSLVAREDISWRKDLISQLRERNRSQTNCFADLISLHNRLFESANTLRNTNMQLTIANETLRREAANGSIGTGGNPDLEARLLKQAEELAMLHKRKGEHTQQIVDLNNKLQEITKELQAKEISLAESLEANVNLRLEITKCLGREKEIESINQMLKDEHQALQLAFASLEEKLRKTQEENRQLIERLIKYKARDAEKMNEENDNFLSFTSPTAFLMHTLSKFGKRQAKMQKELEDAARDTRPVSPDRLSLKEVAGLPTAVPTKVSVTFSAHEGEVYAVKWSPTDRILATGGADRKVKLWNITKDTSESKGILVGSNAGVMSVDFDSTGTLILGASNDYASRVWTVSDLRLKVSTFQLLRTMSSTKQYM; encoded by the exons ATGACCTCGAACGAAGCAGGCGTATCGCTCGTCGCTCGGGAGGACATCAGCTGGCGGAAAGATTTAATTTCGCAACTACGCGAAAGAAACAGATCGCAAACCAATTGTTTTGCGGATCTCATTAGCCTAC ATAATAGGTTATTTGAAAGTGCAAACACATTGCGAAATACAAATATGCAGTTAACAATTGCAAATGAAACTCTTCGTCGTGAGGCAGCCAATGGCAGTATCGGTACAGGTGGAAATCCAGATCTTGAAGCAAGACTTTTAAAACAAGCAGAAGAATTGGCGATGTTACataagagaaaaggagaacaTACGCAACAAATAGTAGATCTCAATAACAAATTGCaagaaataacaaaagaaCTTCAAGCAAAGGAAATCag TCTTGCAGAAAGTTTGGAAGCTAATGTCAACTTACGTTTAGAAATAACTAAATGCCTTggtagagaaaaagaaatagaaagtaTTAATCAGATGCTCAAAGATGAACATCAGGCCTTGCAACTTGCTTTTGCATCTTTAGAGGAAAAGCTTAGAAAAACACAG GAAGAAAATCGACAACTGATTGAacgcttaataaaatataaagccaGAGATGCAGAAAAAATGAATGAGGAGAATGATAACTTTTTAAG TTTTACGAGTCCAACAGCCTTTTTGATGCATACCTTGTCAAAGTTCGG AAAGAGGCAagcaaaaatgcaaaaagaatTAGAAGATGCAGCACGAGACACACGACCTGTTAGTCCCGATCGTTTAAGTTTAAAAGAAGTCGCTGGTCTTCCAACAGCAGTGCCAACAAAAGTATCCGTAACATTT AGTGCCCATGAGGGAGAAGTTTATGCTGTTAAATGGTCACCTACTGATAGAATTCTGGCTACTGGTGGTGCTGACAGGAAAGTGAAACTATGGAACATTACTAaag ATACATCGGAGAGCAAAGGCATCCTCGTCGGCAGCAACGCCGGTGTAATGTCGGTGGACTTTGATTCGACGGGCACCCTTATTCTTGGAGCATCCAACGACTATGCGAGCCGCGTCTGGACTGTCAGTGATCTTCGCCTAAAG
- the LOC140666131 gene encoding autophagy-related protein 16-1-like isoform X10, whose amino-acid sequence MTSNEAGVSLVAREDISWRKDLISQLRERNRSQTNCFADLISLHNRLFESANTLRNTNMQLTIANETLRREAANGSIGTGGNPDLEARLLKQAEELAMLHKRKGEHTQQIVDLNNKLQEITKELQAKEISLAESLEANVNLRLEITKCLGREKEIESINQMLKDEHQALQLAFASLEEKLRKTQEENRQLIERLIKYKARDAEKMNEENDNFLSFTSPTAFLMHTLSKFGKRQAKMQKELEDAARDTRPVSPDRLSLKEVAGLPTAVPTKVSVTFSAHEGEVYAVKWSPTDRILATGGADRKVKLWNITKDTSESKGILVGSNAGVMSVDFDSTGTLILGASNDYASRVWTVSDLRLKVSLQV is encoded by the exons ATGACCTCGAACGAAGCAGGCGTATCGCTCGTCGCTCGGGAGGACATCAGCTGGCGGAAAGATTTAATTTCGCAACTACGCGAAAGAAACAGATCGCAAACCAATTGTTTTGCGGATCTCATTAGCCTAC ATAATAGGTTATTTGAAAGTGCAAACACATTGCGAAATACAAATATGCAGTTAACAATTGCAAATGAAACTCTTCGTCGTGAGGCAGCCAATGGCAGTATCGGTACAGGTGGAAATCCAGATCTTGAAGCAAGACTTTTAAAACAAGCAGAAGAATTGGCGATGTTACataagagaaaaggagaacaTACGCAACAAATAGTAGATCTCAATAACAAATTGCaagaaataacaaaagaaCTTCAAGCAAAGGAAATCag TCTTGCAGAAAGTTTGGAAGCTAATGTCAACTTACGTTTAGAAATAACTAAATGCCTTggtagagaaaaagaaatagaaagtaTTAATCAGATGCTCAAAGATGAACATCAGGCCTTGCAACTTGCTTTTGCATCTTTAGAGGAAAAGCTTAGAAAAACACAG GAAGAAAATCGACAACTGATTGAacgcttaataaaatataaagccaGAGATGCAGAAAAAATGAATGAGGAGAATGATAACTTTTTAAG TTTTACGAGTCCAACAGCCTTTTTGATGCATACCTTGTCAAAGTTCGG AAAGAGGCAagcaaaaatgcaaaaagaatTAGAAGATGCAGCACGAGACACACGACCTGTTAGTCCCGATCGTTTAAGTTTAAAAGAAGTCGCTGGTCTTCCAACAGCAGTGCCAACAAAAGTATCCGTAACATTT AGTGCCCATGAGGGAGAAGTTTATGCTGTTAAATGGTCACCTACTGATAGAATTCTGGCTACTGGTGGTGCTGACAGGAAAGTGAAACTATGGAACATTACTAaag ATACATCGGAGAGCAAAGGCATCCTCGTCGGCAGCAACGCCGGTGTAATGTCGGTGGACTTTGATTCGACGGGCACCCTTATTCTTGGAGCATCCAACGACTATGCGAGCCGCGTCTGGACTGTCAGTGATCTTCGCCTAAAG
- the LOC140666131 gene encoding autophagy-related protein 16-1-like isoform X4, with protein MTSNEAGVSLVAREDISWRKDLISQLRERNRSQTNCFADLISLHNRLFESANTLRNTNMQLTIANETLRREAANGSIGTGGNPDLEARLLKQAEELAMLHKRKGEHTQQIVDLNNKLQEITKELQAKEISLAESLEANVNLRLEITKCLGREKEIESINQMLKDEHQALQLAFASLEEKLRKTQEENRQLIERLIKYKARDAEKMNEENDNFLSFTSPTAFLMHTLSKFGKRQAKMQKELEDAARDTRPVSPDRLSLKEVAGLPTAVPTKVSVTFSAHEGEVYAVKWSPTDRILATGGADRKVKLWNITKDTSESKGILVGSNAGVMSVDFDSTGTLILGASNDYASRVWTVSDLRLKINIAYYNSAVAHYTGKFTSVKRIMCRALENQEET; from the exons ATGACCTCGAACGAAGCAGGCGTATCGCTCGTCGCTCGGGAGGACATCAGCTGGCGGAAAGATTTAATTTCGCAACTACGCGAAAGAAACAGATCGCAAACCAATTGTTTTGCGGATCTCATTAGCCTAC ATAATAGGTTATTTGAAAGTGCAAACACATTGCGAAATACAAATATGCAGTTAACAATTGCAAATGAAACTCTTCGTCGTGAGGCAGCCAATGGCAGTATCGGTACAGGTGGAAATCCAGATCTTGAAGCAAGACTTTTAAAACAAGCAGAAGAATTGGCGATGTTACataagagaaaaggagaacaTACGCAACAAATAGTAGATCTCAATAACAAATTGCaagaaataacaaaagaaCTTCAAGCAAAGGAAATCag TCTTGCAGAAAGTTTGGAAGCTAATGTCAACTTACGTTTAGAAATAACTAAATGCCTTggtagagaaaaagaaatagaaagtaTTAATCAGATGCTCAAAGATGAACATCAGGCCTTGCAACTTGCTTTTGCATCTTTAGAGGAAAAGCTTAGAAAAACACAG GAAGAAAATCGACAACTGATTGAacgcttaataaaatataaagccaGAGATGCAGAAAAAATGAATGAGGAGAATGATAACTTTTTAAG TTTTACGAGTCCAACAGCCTTTTTGATGCATACCTTGTCAAAGTTCGG AAAGAGGCAagcaaaaatgcaaaaagaatTAGAAGATGCAGCACGAGACACACGACCTGTTAGTCCCGATCGTTTAAGTTTAAAAGAAGTCGCTGGTCTTCCAACAGCAGTGCCAACAAAAGTATCCGTAACATTT AGTGCCCATGAGGGAGAAGTTTATGCTGTTAAATGGTCACCTACTGATAGAATTCTGGCTACTGGTGGTGCTGACAGGAAAGTGAAACTATGGAACATTACTAaag ATACATCGGAGAGCAAAGGCATCCTCGTCGGCAGCAACGCCGGTGTAATGTCGGTGGACTTTGATTCGACGGGCACCCTTATTCTTGGAGCATCCAACGACTATGCGAGCCGCGTCTGGACTGTCAGTGATCTTCGCCTAAAG
- the LOC140666131 gene encoding autophagy-related protein 16-1-like isoform X14 — MTSNEAGVSLVAREDISWRKDLISQLRERNRSQTNCFADLISLHNRLFESANTLRNTNMQLTIANETLRREAANGSIGTGGNPDLEARLLKQAEELAMLHKRKGEHTQQIVDLNNKLQEITKELQAKEISLAESLEANVNLRLEITKCLGREKEIESINQMLKDEHQALQLAFASLEEKLRKTQEENRQLIERLIKYKARDAEKMNEENDNFLSFTSPTAFLMHTLSKFGKRQAKMQKELEDAARDTRPVSPDRLSLKEVAGLPTAVPTKVSVTFSAHEGEVYAVKWSPTDRILATGGADRKVKLWNITKDTSESKGILVGSNAGVMSVDFDSTGTLILGASNDYASRVWTVSDLRLKV, encoded by the exons ATGACCTCGAACGAAGCAGGCGTATCGCTCGTCGCTCGGGAGGACATCAGCTGGCGGAAAGATTTAATTTCGCAACTACGCGAAAGAAACAGATCGCAAACCAATTGTTTTGCGGATCTCATTAGCCTAC ATAATAGGTTATTTGAAAGTGCAAACACATTGCGAAATACAAATATGCAGTTAACAATTGCAAATGAAACTCTTCGTCGTGAGGCAGCCAATGGCAGTATCGGTACAGGTGGAAATCCAGATCTTGAAGCAAGACTTTTAAAACAAGCAGAAGAATTGGCGATGTTACataagagaaaaggagaacaTACGCAACAAATAGTAGATCTCAATAACAAATTGCaagaaataacaaaagaaCTTCAAGCAAAGGAAATCag TCTTGCAGAAAGTTTGGAAGCTAATGTCAACTTACGTTTAGAAATAACTAAATGCCTTggtagagaaaaagaaatagaaagtaTTAATCAGATGCTCAAAGATGAACATCAGGCCTTGCAACTTGCTTTTGCATCTTTAGAGGAAAAGCTTAGAAAAACACAG GAAGAAAATCGACAACTGATTGAacgcttaataaaatataaagccaGAGATGCAGAAAAAATGAATGAGGAGAATGATAACTTTTTAAG TTTTACGAGTCCAACAGCCTTTTTGATGCATACCTTGTCAAAGTTCGG AAAGAGGCAagcaaaaatgcaaaaagaatTAGAAGATGCAGCACGAGACACACGACCTGTTAGTCCCGATCGTTTAAGTTTAAAAGAAGTCGCTGGTCTTCCAACAGCAGTGCCAACAAAAGTATCCGTAACATTT AGTGCCCATGAGGGAGAAGTTTATGCTGTTAAATGGTCACCTACTGATAGAATTCTGGCTACTGGTGGTGCTGACAGGAAAGTGAAACTATGGAACATTACTAaag ATACATCGGAGAGCAAAGGCATCCTCGTCGGCAGCAACGCCGGTGTAATGTCGGTGGACTTTGATTCGACGGGCACCCTTATTCTTGGAGCATCCAACGACTATGCGAGCCGCGTCTGGACTGTCAGTGATCTTCGCCTAAAG